In Burkholderia pseudomultivorans, the DNA window TACAACGGCTTGTGGGCGGTCGAGAAGGTCGTGCATCCCGACGGCAGCGTCGAGCAGACGCATTTCGACGAGACGGGAAGCGTGGCCGGCTACACGGATGCACTCGGTCGCACGACGCGGATCGTGAACGATGCGCGCGGCAATCCGACGTCGATCATCGATCCGGCGGGCAACGTCACGCGCATCAGCTATGGCGAGCACGACCTCCCGGAACAGATTACCGACCCGGCAGGGCAGATCTGGCAGCGCGGCTACGACGCGCACGGTCACCTGAGGAGCGAAACCGATCCGCTCGGCAACGTGACGCGTTACGTCTACGAAAACGGCTTGCCCGTCGCGCGCACGGATGCATTGGGGAACGTGACGAAGATGCAATGGGACGACGCGGGCCAACTCGTGGCGCGCACCGATTGCTCGGGACACACGACGACCTATCGCTACGACCGATTCGGCCAGTTGACCGAGACTACCGACGCTCTGGGGCAGGTGAGCCACCACAGCGGCAGCGTGTCTGCGCGCGTGACGGCGGTGCAGCCGGCCGGCATGGGCTGGTGGAAGGTCGAATACGACGAAGCGGGCCGCGCGGTTGCGCATACGGATCCGCTCAAGCGCGTGACGCGCGTGGACTGGGACGGATACGGGCAGCGAACGCAGATCGTCGATCCGGCGGGCGGGACGCAACAGTTCCGGTACGACGCGATCGGCCGTTTGACGAAGCTGACCAATGCGAACCGGGAGACGACGACGTTCCGCTATGACAGCCGCGACCGGTTGATCGAACAGACTGGCTTCGACGGCCGTCGGCAGAGCTACCGGTACAACGCGGCGGGCGAACTGGTCGAGCGTATCGATCACGGCCAGGACGGACAGATCACGACGCACGTGACCTACGATGTGCTCGGCCGTCCGGTGGAGCGACGCTCGAGCGACGGGAGTCAAGCGAGCTATCGCTACGACGAGCGCGGGCTGCTCACGCAGGCGCAGGCGATCTCGCCCGGGCGTGCGCCGGTGCAGGTGACTTACGAATACGACGCAGCGGGGCGCCGCACGGCGGAGGTGCAGGCACACCACGGGCGTGTCTGGCGCCTCACGCACGGCGTGGACGCGATCGGGAATCGCGACTGGACACACGTGCCGGACATCGGTTCGCTGGTCTGGCAGCGCTACGGCTCGGGGCATGTGCACGGCATCCTGCTCGACGAGCATCCGCTGGCGAGTTTCGAGCGCGACGCGCTGCATCGGGAAATCCGGCGTACGCAAGGTCCGGCGTCGCATCACCTCGAATATGGCGCGAATGGCCTGCTCGCGGTGCATCGCTGGCAGAACCTCGATGAACGCGGGCGCTCGCTGGAGCGTCCGCGGCCATGGCGGGCGTGGGCATACGACGACGCCGGTCAGCTGACGACGCTGGACGATGCGTGGCGCGATCAGAAGGCGTATCGGTACGACGCGCTATCGCGGCTGACGCACGTGATGGCGGCGAGCGGACCGGAAGCGTTTCACTACGATCCGGCGGGAAACCTGCTGGCTGCTGCGCCGAACGTGGAAAGCATGCAGGCGTGGAAGGCGAGCGGCGATCGCTTGCTGCGGTTTGCGCCGCAGACGCGCCCGGATCGTCCGGTGGATTTTACGTACGACGGGCATGGCAATCGCATTGCGCGGACGGTGCCGTTGCCGCCGAAGCCGGCGCTGACGGAAGCGGAGAAGCGCAGCCAGCGCGGGACGGACAACCTGCTGCGCGTGATGGAAGTGCTGACGGGGACGCCGAAGTACGAGGAGCCGTCGGAAGTGCCGGAGGTGACGCGGTATCGGTACGACGGCAGCCACCAGTTGATCGCGATCGAGCATGCGGACGGCGCGAGAAGCGAGTACGAATACGACGCGCTCGGCCGGCGGGTGGCGAAGCATCACACGCCGGCGGGCGGCGCGCAGCAGACGACGCTGTTCATGTGGGACGGCGACTGGATGATGCAGGAGGTGCGCACGGGGCGCACGTCGCATGAGGACAGGGCGGTGACGTATGTGCCGCATCCAGATCATGAAGGACCGTTGACGCGGCTGGCGGATGGGCAGGCGTGGCATTACGTGACGGATCACCTGGGGACGCCGCAGGAGCTGCATGACGAACAGCGAGAAGTGGTGTGGGCGGCGGATTTGAGCGCGTATGGACGTACGGCCAGGTGGTTGACGCGTGTTGTTGACAATCCGATACGTTTTCCGGGGCAGTACCGGGATGAAGAGTCAGGGCTGCATTACAACCGGTTCAGGTACTACGATCCGATGGTGGGGCGGTATATCAATCAGGATCCGATTGGACTGCAAGGTGGACGCAATCTGTACGTATATGTGCGTGGTAATCCTACAGTAGGCATTGATCCGCTCGGTCTTCAGGCGAGAGGGCCGGTCCTGCTCGGAATGGGACATCTGTACAGAGCCGACACTGTGCCGCCTCGACCAGTGATCGTACAAGACGCTCGAGTCGGACCTCTACTGAACGATATTTCTAACAACGCGATTTCAGCGGATGTACTACCCGGTGTTTGGCCCGGTGTGAATATCCCAGTCGACGTGCCGCGCTTCTATTGCGCTACCGGTTACTACGGCGACGATCCTCTGTCGGAACTTCGCCCGACCGATGATTCCGGCCTTACCTGCAAGGCACGTCCGAAGAAATACGATCAGTCGTATTCGGTTTTTGGCGAGGACCCGAGAAACTTTACCTGTACATTACGAGGCGTGCTATGAAGGATCGTTTTTCAAAGTTTTATCCATGGATCGTTGTTTTGGTGCTTGCCTTTATATTCCTTATTGCAATGTTTGGACGGCCGACTTACCAGGAGAGATGGGGCCGCTGTGTGAAGACCTGTGCAAGTAAAGGGCTGTTTGGAAGGCTGGAGCCGCCTCGCCCGCAATATGGACGTGATATTTCTAATAGCTTCAAATGTCAATGTTATTAGGTGAGATTTAGTTGTTCATGAAGGCTTCGCGGCCCGTTAGCTAAACTTCGTTGGCATTGGAGAATCTCGATGATCAGCGAAGTACGGAGATCGTCATGGAGTTGGGAATATTGCTTGATGAGGTCAAGCGGTCGGTAAAATCTAGAAGCAAAAAATCTCTGCAGGCGGCTTTAGCGGCTTTAGATGATTGCCAGCTTCTTGAGAATAATATTGATCCACAGATTTTCGATATTTATGTGTGGCTGCTGTCGGACCCTAATGCTATATCTGCGCCCGGAATTGGTAAGGTCTTCGTGAATTTCACCGGTGATATTCAAAAATATTCCGGCAGGCAAATATCTAAGATAATTGCAACGATTGACGAGAATCGGGTTTATTATAAATCTCAAGCTTTGCGAATGGCTGCCGCAGACTTTGTGGCAAGAAATGGTGAAGTGACGGAGTCATTTGACGTTCTCAAGAAATGGGCCGCTGCGGCCGATGATATTTCTCGAGAAATGGCGCACGTTGGACTTGGCATATTATTGGCTGGGTTCCGCGTTCGTGACATTAAGATGAGAGAGAAGGCTGCGACGCTGAAAGATAGCTTAATGCAGAAATAGTTATGGCGATTTGCAAATGATACGACGGGCTCGGTCGGCGGGTGGCGAAGCATCGCGCTCAGGTGGACGATGGTGATTTCTGGTGCATCTCCCGCAATTTTTCCGGGAATGGGGCTTCCGTACGGAAGGCGAGTAAATCGACAAGGGCCGCACGTGTGCTCTCAGAGCAAATGAAGGTTGCACGCAGTGCGTCAAAAATCACAAAATCAAATAAAAGAATTGACGTGCACAAGTCAGAGATTATTGGCCAAGCGAAGCTTCAAGGGGCAAAGCAAGGTGCCAAGATCATTGTGACGCGGCTATGGGGTGTCATGTGTCGGATGATTGCGATGAGGTGACGGATTGAGATTCGATAAAAGATTCAGTAAGGTGAATATTTATTGCGTATTGTTATTTTTGGATTTTTGCCGTATTGGTGGTTGAAGTCTATGTTGGGCGCAACTTATTTCGTTGCACTTTATGTTTCGTACGCAATATTGGTAAGAGTGGTGGCTGACAGATTTGGGAAAGAAGGGTGACATCTACTATTTTATTCGCGAAATCAATTCAGACAGACGACCTGCTGCCGGGACGGACGTGCTGATCGCGAAGCCGAAGTACGAGAAGCACACGGAAGCGTAGGAGGTGACGCGCTATCAGTACGCGATGGTGGCCAACAGCGCCCGTCGAATGAGGACAGGGCGGTGACGTATGTGCGGCATCCAGATCATGAAGGACCGTTGCGGCGGCTGGCTGACGGGCGGGCGTGGCATTACGTGACGGATCGCGGGGGATGCCGCAGGCATGAGAGGGTGGCGGCGGATCTGAGTGCGTATGGGCGTGGCCGAGTGGCAGATGCGTGTTGGTGACAATCCGAAACGTTTTCCTAGGCAGCACTTAATTCAGTTGGGAATGCGCTCGTGGAGGGCGCACTCGGTGGTTCTGGCTCATTCGCGACCAAGCCGCGGCCGGGGGCCGGCAGGTGCGACGACATCGCGTTTCAATCAAATGAACCGCGCTGCAGCAAGGCAGTGCTGGTACGTGATCGCGACCTGGACGGACCGCTAGCGCGCTTCGCAAATCGCCGTATGCTGGAATGGCCGTAGCCGCCTATGAAATTCACGATGCTGTTTCTTGTGAGTGATGCTCATGGAAAACGATCTATCACCAGAATTGCGTGAATATTTAAAGCACTGTGGTTTTTCAAAAAGAGTGATAGCGAAATGTACGCTGGGTACACGTCTTTATCACGATCTTGATGTCTATGGCGATGTGGCAGAGGGGTGTATTACGGTTCTTTGTGAACAATATCATGTCGACATAACTGGGTTTGAGTTCGATGAATATTTTCCTCCCGAGTTTGTTGGTGAAAGTCCATTCATTCGCACATTGCTTTGGGCGGTGCCATTTTTGGGCTGGGCGGTAAGGCGACGCGGGGAATATTCTGCATTAACAATGAGTATGATCGACAACGCAATTAGAACTGGGTGCTGGCGCGAGGTATGAATTTTATGGCTTGGTCGTGGAGCAGCCCCCTGAAACGCCGGACACAGTCACCCACTTACAATAACGGGTAGGCATAAGACTGTGTTTTTGACTAACACCAGGCAGGAAGTGATGGAAGTGTTGACGGGCCCGGAGCGCCGGCGGCGCTGGACGGCGGAGCAAAAGCTGGCGATGGTTCGCGAGAGTTTCGAACCAGGGAAGTCGGTTTCGATGGTCGCGCGGCAGCACGGCGTGAACCCGAACCAGCTGTTCCACTGGCGCAAGCTGTACCAGGATGGGAGCCTGTCAGCGGTCAAGGCTGGCGAGGAAGTGGTTCCGGCCTCAGAGCTGGCCGACGCGCTCAAGCAGATTCGCGAGCTGCAACGGATGCTCGGCAAGAAGACCATGGAGAACGAGATTCTCCGCGAAGCAGTCGAGTACGGCCGGGCAAAAAAATGGATAGCGCACTCGCCCTCGCTGCCGGAGGACGACCAGTGAAACTGGTTTGTGAAGTTCTCGGCGTGTCGCGCTCGAACGTATCGGCACGACTGTCGCGTCCGGCGACGTGGCGCGATGGCCGTCAATCGCGGCAGACGGACGATGCGAGCGTGGTCGAGGAAATCCGCCGAGTCGTCGGCGATTTGCCCAGCTATGGCTATCGCCGGGTGTGGGGCTCGCTGCGCAATGAACGCATTGCTGCCGGACAGGTGCCGTTCAATGCGAAGCGCATCTATCGCATCATGCGCACTCACGGTCTGCTGATGCAACGGCGTCCAGCCCCGCCTCGGCCGCAACGTCGGCACGATGGCAAGGTGGCCGTCGCGCGCAGCAATCAGCGATGGTGCTCGGACGGCTTCGAGTTCCGCTGCGACAACGGCGAGCCGCTGCGGGTGACGTTTGCGCTGGATTGCTGCGACCGAGAGGCGATGAGCTGGGCAGCCACGACAGCAGGTCACAGCGGCGACATCGTGCGCGACGTGATGCTGGCTGCAGTGGAAAATCGGTTTGGCAACGAACTGCATACCCCGTCCGAAATCGAGTGGCTGAGCGACAACGGTTCGGGCTACACGGCCGACGACACGCGCCGGTTCGCAGTGGCCATCGGCCTGAAGCCATTGACCACACCGGTGTGCAGCCCACAAAGTAATGGGATGGCAGAGAGCTTCGTGAAGACGATGAAACGCGACTACGTCGCCTTCATGCCGAAGCCGGACGCAGCGACTGCCGCACGCAACTTGGCCATCGCGTTCGAGCATTACAACGAGAAGCATCCCCATAGCGCGCTGAAATACCGCTCGCCTCGCGAGTTCCGGCGCTCGATGGATTCAGCAACCTTAGTGTGATGCCGTGTCCGGGATTACAGGGTCAACTCCAGGTCGTGCTACGCCTCTTCCGACGCGCCGATACTTAGGCGCCTTGACGACGGATTTCAACTGATGGGGATTGGCGAGGATGAAGTTATGAGTCAGTTGGCTTTTAAGATTTTTGAATCATTTAAGTGGAGAAAAAAGCCGAATATTCTTACTGGTTCAAATGACCTGAGTTGCGATGAAGTCGAGGGCGTGCGTGCCATTGGTGCATGCGAATGGAGTGAGACGACAGGCGATTTATGGGAAAAATATAACGATGTCTTGAGTTGGCTCTCTCCGGAAGCTTTTTGTTATTACATTCCGGGAGTGATGGTGAGTAGCATTAACGACAGCGAGCCAAATTTAATTGTTGTAAATAATTTGGTTGGTATGTTGGATAGAACTCCAAGTCCGGACTGGTGGGATGACTTCTTTGTTGAGAGGTGGTCGTTGCTAACAATTAAAGAATGTAATGTATTGAGAGGATGGCTGATTTGGCTCTCGTCATTTGAAAATTCGTCTATAGATAAAAATAGTTTTTATCGTGCGATCGAAACTGTGGGTCTGCTAATTTCGAGAAATAAATCTTCGTAGAATTTGTGGGGTGGTTTTGGTTTATGAAATTGAGTATTAAAATTCAGCTTATGGCGGCTTTTTCGATTGTTGTGGTAGTGGGGCTGCTTTCCGCATACATGCTTGGTGGAAGTCGATCGTATCCCGAGATGCTGGATAAATGCGTTAATAGCTGTAGTGAGCGCGGTATGTTCGGCAAGTTGGTGCGACCTGACAAGCCATATTCTCCGAGGCAGACAATCGAAGATTACGAATGCAAATGCTATTGACCCGTTTATGTGGCATCGCTGTTGTTGTCCGTTGTGATCGAAGGGGAGTGGTTGAGATTGGTTTTTTTGTTTCGCTTTTCTCGGGTCTATGAAGGGTTTTAACGTGGCTTTCCGAGTGGCCGACGTTACGTAGCAGATCGCCTGCCGACGCCACAGGAACCGTACAACGAACAGCGTGAAGCGAAGTCGATAGCGGGCCCGACCGCGTATAGACGTACCGCTCACGATGGCCTCATGCTTTTGATGATCCGCTGTCCGGATATGAAATAGGACAACTACTTTTTTGGAGGTGATGAGACATGCCAGCCCGCGTTGCAACCCTTGGCACATTGACCACCCACGGTGGCGCGGTCACATCAGCGAGCGCAGGCGTCGCGATCAACGGACGTCCCGCGGCATGCGTAGGCGATGCGGTGTCATGTCCGCTACATGGCGCGGGCGTCATCACCAACGGCGGCGTCGGCACGATCAACGGCCGCCAAATTGCCCATCACGGCAGCGGTACGAGTTGTGGCGCGACGCTTGTCGTGTCCGACGACGGCCCGACAGTCTGACCTTGCTGCGATGAGCCGAATTTCGAGCGCGACGCAATCCGGTAGCGCGCCCAAAATCGTGTCGGCGAGACGCGCGTCCGCACCACCGCAACGGCCAAACGGCACGTTGCTCTCCAACAGGGATCCACGACAGCAACCTGGGTCGCGCCGTAATCGTCCATTCGGGCCACTTGCGCCGCCCGAGGACGAACCGACGAGACTGGCAGCGGTACTTGGGCACCGTAACGCCTTGCTGGAAGCGGGCAGGGTGCTGCTTCGAGCATTGGTGGACATGCCCGCGCTGATCGACACCGGCCACGACGCACGCCTGCGCGACCTGCTGCTGGAAGAAGTTCGCGTATTCGAGCGCCTGTGCGTACGGGCCAACATCCGCGAGGATCACAGGATTGGCGCCCGATATTGCCTGTGCACTGCACTGGACGAAGCTGCGATGCGCGTACTGGCGGCGCGCGGCGACGCGTCGGGAAGCGTTGCATGGGCGTCAGACGCGCTGACCCAACGAATCGGCGAGGATAACCAGGGCGGCTCGAAAGTCTACGCGCTTACGCTGCGTTTGTTGGATGACGCCGCCGACCATTGGCCGTTGCTCGAACTGATCTACCGGATTTTCAGCCTGGGGTTTGAAGGCCGGTATCCGAATGGCCGGACGTTCAGCGCGCACGACCGCGTACGAGAGCGAATCTACAACGCGATTGCGGCGCATCTACCCACCGTCCCGAACGCGCTGTCGCCCCACGCCACGACGATCGAATCGGCGCGACCGAGAGCCTGTTTCGAAATGCCGGTGTGGCTGTCGGCGGCCCTGCTGTCAGCGGCGCTCTGCGCGCTGTACGTCTATTGCCGCATCGAGTCAGGGGCGCAAGCCGACGACGTGCAGCGACAACTTTCCAACATCGCGCGCATCGCGCCATACAGCGCAATCGATCCGCCGCAGGGCGATCCGGCGCGCTAGTGCAAGCCGGATACGATTCACCGTCCACATGAAGAAGATTCTCTCGTTTCTAAGTTCGCGTCATCTGAGGGCGGTCGTGATGGTGATCGCTGCCGTCGTCGCGATCTGGTTTGCAGGACCGCTGCTGAGTTTCGGTGGACTGAATCCGCTTGCGTCGATCGACATTCGGCTGACGTTGATCGCGTTGGTACTCGCCGCATGGGTCCTGTGGCTGATCGACTGGACGACGAGCATCGTGACCGTCGTGCTGCTCAGTCTCGCGATCTGGCATGCGTTTCCGCTGGTGACGCTGTCTGGCGAACCACTGTTTGCTTCGGTAACGTTCCGCATTCTGGCAATGACCGGTGTTGTGGCCGTTTATGCCGCCGTCATGTCGATCCGATGGTGGAGGCAAATGCGCCGGCATCCGGGCCGGCTCAGACGATTGCTTCGACTCGGCAAGCGCGGCGCACGGCCGCTGGCTGCGTCGCGCTTGGCGGAAATCGAAGACATGGCCCGCGCAACGATCGCGCAGTTGAAAGCCGGCCGCGGGGCCGGCGGAAG includes these proteins:
- a CDS encoding IS3 family transposase (programmed frameshift), producing the protein MEVLTGPERRRRWTAEQKLAMVRESFEPGKSVSMVARQHGVNPNQLFHWRKLYQDGSLSAVKAGEEVVPASELADALKQIRELQRMLGKKTMENEILREAVEYGRGKKMDSALALAAGGRPVKLVCEVLGVSRSNVSARLSRPATWRDGRQSRQTDDASVVEEIRRVVGDLPSYGYRRVWGSLRNERIAAGQVPFNAKRIYRIMRTHGLLMQRRPAPPRPQRRHDGKVAVARSNQRWCSDGFEFRCDNGEPLRVTFALDCCDREAMSWAATTAGHSGDIVRDVMLAAVENRFGNELHTPSEIEWLSDNGSGYTADDTRRFAVAIGLKPLTTPVCSPQSNGMAESFVKTMKRDYVAFMPKPDAATAARNLAIAFEHYNEKHPHSALKYRSPREFRRSMDSATLV
- the icmH gene encoding type IVB secretion system protein IcmH/DotU, with amino-acid sequence MSRISSATQSGSAPKIVSARRASAPPQRPNGTLLSNRDPRQQPGSRRNRPFGPLAPPEDEPTRLAAVLGHRNALLEAGRVLLRALVDMPALIDTGHDARLRDLLLEEVRVFERLCVRANIREDHRIGARYCLCTALDEAAMRVLAARGDASGSVAWASDALTQRIGEDNQGGSKVYALTLRLLDDAADHWPLLELIYRIFSLGFEGRYPNGRTFSAHDRVRERIYNAIAAHLPTVPNALSPHATTIESARPRACFEMPVWLSAALLSAALCALYVYCRIESGAQADDVQRQLSNIARIAPYSAIDPPQGDPAR
- a CDS encoding DUF1493 family protein, with amino-acid sequence MENDLSPELREYLKHCGFSKRVIAKCTLGTRLYHDLDVYGDVAEGCITVLCEQYHVDITGFEFDEYFPPEFVGESPFIRTLLWAVPFLGWAVRRRGEYSALTMSMIDNAIRTGCWREV
- a CDS encoding PAAR domain-containing protein, translated to MPARVATLGTLTTHGGAVTSASAGVAINGRPAACVGDAVSCPLHGAGVITNGGVGTINGRQIAHHGSGTSCGATLVVSDDGPTV